A segment of the Aulosira sp. FACHB-615 genome:
CACATTGCACCTACAAAAAGCATTCTGCAATTATTCCTAGTAGGGACTCAAAGCAGCTTCTCCGGCACTGTTAGTCCAGATGTCGTCTGGCAACGCTCGATCTCGGTGACACACCAGATCAAGGTCAGGATACGTGATTGTGTCTACTGCTGATCGGGTGCCGACTACTAGGCATCGCGTTGCCTGGGAGCTACGATTCTCAAGACAGTGACCAACAGGCACTCCTGCTGGAAACGTTGCGGCATTGCCAGGACGTAGTATAGTCTCTGTGTCTCCTTCAATGAGTACGATCTCGCCTTCAAGGACATAGACCATTTCATCCTCAGCACTATGCCAATGCTTGAGTGATGAACGAGAGCCAGGTTGCAGGACTTCGATGAACGCACCGAACTGGGTAAGCCCTCCTGCTTCGCTAATCCAGAGTCTGTGATCTGGTTTGTGCGCGGTGTGAGAAGGGTTTTCCTCTATGACGAGACGTTCGGGAGTGATAACAGTCATGCTGACACCTTTAGGAATTTTGGGGCAATATTTATTCCATTATGTCTTTGTCTTGTCAATCCAAGACAAAGACATTATCTGACTTTAAAGCTAAGGACAACCCAAAGCTCAGAGGTAATACCAATTCACTCAATGATTGAGACAAATAGATTGACACAATCCAGGTGCAGACAGCAATTTCCAATCCAAAATCTAAAATGGTATAAAGTGGCTGTTGGGTGATTGTCACTTAAGTGAACGACGTTAGTTGTACTGTGAAAACCTGGGATGGCGAGTATACGGTTGGGTTGCAATACCTAAAGTCCTACAATTATTTGCCCCAGGAATGTCAGCAGATGCAGGAGATACGCGATCGCATTAGTCAGGTATATTCGAGTGAGTTGGAGGAGTCGGTGCAGAGGTTTTTGGAGTCGTTGGGGAAGCTGAAGCGGACTTATTTAACGGCGTTGGAGGAGAAATTGTTGAGGCTTTTGGAATCCGAGTACGGCAATGGATGATTTGCTACTCTTGAGGCTTTGATTATCGGAAATTTCCCAATTTCAGGAGAGGTGTTGCTCCTAATCGAGAATCTGGAAATTTGGAAAATATACTAAATTTGCTTGATTTAGCAAATTT
Coding sequences within it:
- a CDS encoding cupin domain-containing protein — translated: MTVITPERLVIEENPSHTAHKPDHRLWISEAGGLTQFGAFIEVLQPGSRSSLKHWHSAEDEMVYVLEGEIVLIEGDTETILRPGNAATFPAGVPVGHCLENRSSQATRCLVVGTRSAVDTITYPDLDLVCHRDRALPDDIWTNSAGEAALSPY